The DNA region TTTTCTTCAGAAATGGAAGTGAAGTCTGTTCCAACTGAAGTTTTTGGGTCTCTAAAGAATGAGGAGGAAGAGGAGGATTGAACAGAATTTAACAGCATCTGCATTCAATTCTATTGTAAACCTCGAAAGTAACATTGATGTCACATGTGATTGGTTGACTGATATATAGAGAGAAACTATTGTTCAGTTCACGAAATTGATCGTTACAAGTTTGAAAATTCAGAAAATGGAAGGAACAATTAACTGTAAACTGCATTTGATGTAGAATATGATGTAAGAGTATATTGTATCAGTAGTTCACCAGTTTTACTGTacaactttgaaaataaatgagtGACACAAAAAAAAGATCCTGACATTTGTTAAAGAAACGGCCAAGGAACTGCATCATTTTTTGGTGTAAAATTAACAGAACACAATTAATACATGTTATTTAATACTAACAATTTGACATTTGTAAGTTCATGTTTTTACAATTCAACTTGTGACTGTCTTAAactcttaatacatgtacttaaacaaagaaaatgctCACTCTGTTATGCAGTATTTTCTATTTCCTCTCTTAGGCCAAAgaaaattcttgtttgtttggaattacCTCCCACCTCATTGAAATACCCCCtgctgataaaattttatttgaaaaaaataactttttttttttaaatggaaattttcattttttactaatttttaataagttaaacttcaagtttgaaaacaaaaattcccTCCCTCCCTTCTTGGTCTAGAAACCTCCAggcggcaattccaaacaaacattttttaatgatgaccTTAAAAGTACAATGCTTTCACAATGCATTATTGTAGTATTCCACCCTGAATAATCAAGATGTAATTTGCATCAGATTTCACGAAACGTACTCTAGCTATTATTAACGATTCTACACTTTATGACACACATAATATTGGAACACCCCATCCCATTTTGGGTCTCCTCCTATACAGCGGTCAATTTTGAGTCCGGTGTCCATTAACAGGTCGGCGGCAGATACCAAAACCGGAGTGTGTCCAAAAATAACCATGTAGCCACCCTTTTTCAAACTCCTCAGAAGCGGGTGTACCATTTTCCTCGCTACCACGGCTTTTAAGACCTCGGAATTTATGAACCGCACAAAGACAACGTCCGCAGTGCCGTCAGCTATTTTCGGTTCTGCGGCATTCCCACAGTAGATTTCGTCCACGCGTTTCTTTGCAAAGTTAACCATGTAAGGACTAATGTCTTGGCCTACCGTGTGACACTTGGGTAGTGCTTGTTTCATGGTCCACAGAAATTGACCGGTTGAACAGGCAGGGTCGTATAAAGTGAGGTCGTCTTTCCTTAAGGATTTTAGAAACTGAACGGAGTATTCCCGGAGAAACACCTCCCCTTCTCCAAGCTGGAGGGCGAGAGTCTCGTCAATTTCCCAGCCTTCGTCTGGGCAGTGAATCTCCTCTTTATAGGCCTTCTGTAGAACAGGGTAAGGAAAGATGATTTCGATGTGTTTGATGCGATTTTGAACGATGTCGTGCATGATGAACTTTTTCTCTCCCGGTGTTAACTCCCGGTAGTACACCACAAACCCGTCGTCCTGCACGCGCTGGTCCACCATTATACCAAGAATCATGCCTGCTTGAATGTGGCTGCAATGGAGCTCACGGATCTTGTTGGCGATCCACTGGTGAGACAGAATCCGGCGTCCAACCAATGAACGAAGCATCCCGTTGTGCTGCTGCCAACTTTTTAGAAGGAAAACACTCTGTGGAAGCTCGTCCCATTTCTCAAAGTATATTTTCGGCGTCCTTTGGCTAACGGCTTCCCAGTCGATTCCACTAGAAGAAGGAACGTCATCGCCAATATGCCGTGTTTGgtacatttcaatttctttcagTATAAGTTGCAAATTTCTGTTATCGTGTTCATCCGCGGTGTCCCTTATTAAGTTTTGAAGTGCAGACTTGGACTCTTCCCATTTGCCATCAGAAATAAGTTTCTGTGCAGCGTAGAGCCTTTTCCGAGTTTCTGGATTGTTAACGTCTCGGAATACCCCGTCAAACTCAAACGTGCTGTGTCCGTCCGTAGCGGTAGGCAGGCTTCCCTCTTTACCACTCATAGCTGGGTGCTGGGTGGCGTTCAGTTTGAAGATACTCAAAGTTATGACTATCCTACCGTGGGTCAGTTCGTCCTAATACCGTAAGATATGGAACGTTCTACTTTCCACTGATAAAACCGAACGCTGTTGTATACAAACAACGATAAGAAAAGTTCGGCAATTATATGAAGGCAAAAACTACTTTATTTGAATGTATGTGTGAATTTTAATACGTTTTTGTCAAGccctgttattattttttttttaaacaaaagcacgATATTAATACAAATGCCTATGAGCCACGTCGCTCACATTAGCAAAAGAGTTCCGCTTCGACCCAAGGAGCAAATAGCTTTACCATACATCTAATATAATGTAAAACTCGTCAATATGCAAATGATTTCGTTTAGAGAGGtcagttaaaaaaatgtttttctcagCACATTTATCTTCTTATATAAATGATCCAATAATTCTAATACTTTTTAtagttaatataaaaaaaaccaccatgAAAACCCATAAAAATAGCATATGTTtcgtgtgtatatatatatatatatatatatatatatatatatatatatatatatatatatatatatatatatatatatatatatatttattttttttttttggttaacaaTGGTCTATTCATTTTTTCACCAGCCTGAAAGTTATGTATCtcttatataaataatttaatacttTCCCCATTGCGGCATCCTGATTATggtatgaatatatatttgtgaTTAATCTTATACATTGCTTCATTATGTATGATACACAAGTGTGCACTTCCAGTCTTCAGTTAAGTTATTCAAAGCAATCAAATGAACAACAATTAAAAGCTAGCCTTTCAACTGCCACTAAAGTCCCGAGTTAAAAACGCAATTATTTATAACAGGTactatatttcaaaattttgaacgTGTTGTAAATTGTCCtgcttttcttttgtttgttttgcaaTATTGTAtatactataaaataaaaattttacttatttaaaaagttgtaaACTGTATTGCCATTTTGTAACATAAACCAAATACTAGTAAGTCTTCAAATGCAACACATTTATTATCGATAAACTTAAAACGACAGTTGTGCTATTCAGTTGACACTTTAATTAAAACTAGATCCGTCATCCCTTTTCGCAATATCCTGCATTTTGAAATGGTACTTTTTCAAGACATGGAagtattaatttaatttttcaggcTATCAAAGTATTTGAGCTTATTTCACGATTAAGCAATATGGCGATATGATAGTACGTTGCCATTCTCTCCTTATTCTCCCGGATTGACATTCCAAACATTGATACCGCCTTCTCTTTGTGTCCATTTTCATAGAGGCAGCATCCAAGTAGACTAAGTGCTACATATCTATGAGAAACTCCACTGAAAACCATTTCTTCAAACTCCTTGAGTGCCAGACACGATCCAATGTTGTCTCCAACAAGACGCttgcatttaaatttcatgtagCAAGCATACACCAATGGGTCGAGCGTTAAGTTGAAATGAAATTGTTGCATTCCTACAGCCCTTCTCGAATAAAGCTCCTGTTGAAATTTCAACACCAGGGCCTCAAAACGGATATCATTAGTAAGCAATGGTAACTCAAAGGGGTAGAATTGAATGTTGATAGCCGGGCGAGAATCAGCCATGTCTCCATTACACACATTCGCTAGTATCAGGTAAAAAAGTGATATATAGCTGTTCATTCTAACTTGTGGCTTTGAACGACTCGTCTCTAACATTGGTAACAGCAATTCCAAACAGTGTTCGATGCACCCAAACGAAAAGAACGCATGCGCTACTTGTGTTATTCCTCCAACGGAGAGATTCGGCACCTGCAATTTGGAGTCGTTCAATAAACGTTTGAGTATTTCAAGCCGTTGTTGCAACGTTAACGGGCCAGAATTTCTAAAGGTGACTGAACTCGCAGTCCGAATTTGCAAACATGATAAAATTTCTATCATCGTTTCTTTCAGTGTCAAAGACAAGTTGTCCGAGTTCTTTTTCACCAGAGTGAGCAATAGAGACAGGGTTTGAATGGCGACCTCGGGGAAGGCTTCCTCCTGGCCGTTGAAAACGTTGTCCATAAACTGGTTTATTGTATCTTCTGAACTAAATCTGAAGGCTGCCTCATTCCGAATATTCCTGATCAAACTTAGATGTGAACGAgccatttttaaataattgtacatatatcgtCGAATATTGtcgattgattttaaaatgttaattgtaATAAGAAATCTCGAAGGGTTAACAAAATCTGTAATAACATATATCAGCCCCAacctttcattttcagagtatTTAGCTTGAAGTAAATTGCATTTCCTCATGAAGTAGTTTGGACAAAAGCCGACCTGAAGAAAgttcaaaatcttcaaaaaacaCAACCTCACATATCTAAGCACAAATCCAGGTTCCCAATTTGAAACATCGTTTTCTTCTGACACCCAAAGAACCGctgttttaataatatatgaAGAAATGATAGCAGAAAAATGCCCAAATATCTCCTTTCGAATTGTTTTTAATATCGcatacacaaaacgttgtataaaattcatatttctgATAAGCAATCGTTCAGCAAGAACAAAAGAGATTCGCCATTCCAATTCCTCGCACTGACTTTGATGGCCGCCGATCGGTACCAAGTAACAGCCCTTCTCGACTGCTTCCTCTATGAGCGCACCACCTGGCCAGTCAAACTCTCTTCTTCTTTCAATCCACTCCTCCGCGATTTTTGGCCACTCTCTACACTTTAATGCAACCACCGAGTCAACCGACTTGACATGTGCCAGCCCACGAGTGAGCACGTTTTGGTCGTCTGTTTCAATACTTGCTGAAAACGACGGGCCATTGGAAAACCAGCTGATGGACAATTTGTGTCCCAGCAGTCGAGACATTTGACTGTACATGTGATCAGAAGAAAGGTCTCTGTTTATATCAAACACATTGTTCCGTACTTCAGAGCTTGATAGAAATAGTGGAACTTCTTCAGTTGAACGGTTGCTATCTTCCTGAATCAGTTTCAGCTTCACGTACCCTGGTAGCGTGTCCGAATCGTCGAATTGCAGGCACTGAATATTTTCTCGTGCTTTCTCTGGTGCATGTCTTTCAAATACAAACCATGACCTCGCTACCGCCATGATATCCACGTCAGACTCGTTGGAAAAAATGTCCAAACTCGGCACACCTTCGCCCGCTGATCCGACAATGTGACTCTCTGAGAACGGTCCTTCGGGTAGGCGATTGTT from Crassostrea angulata isolate pt1a10 chromosome 7, ASM2561291v2, whole genome shotgun sequence includes:
- the LOC128157039 gene encoding isonocardicin synthase-like; this encodes MKQALPKCHTVGQDISPYMVNFAKKRVDEIYCGNAAEPKIADGTADVVFVRFINSEVLKAVVARKMVHPLLRSLKKGGYMVIFGHTPVLVSAADLLMDTGLKIDRCIGGDPKWDGVFQYYVCHKV
- the LOC128155474 gene encoding uncharacterized protein LOC128155474; translation: MARETNANGDNFPGSFLSDLAEILSIVHQDGNKMITDALFLGEITILKQVNNRLPEGPFSESHIVGSAGEGVPSLDIFSNESDVDIMAVARSWFVFERHAPEKARENIQCLQFDDSDTLPGYVKLKLIQEDSNRSTEEVPLFLSSSEVRNNVFDINRDLSSDHMYSQMSRLLGHKLSISWFSNGPSFSASIETDDQNVLTRGLAHVKSVDSVVALKCREWPKIAEEWIERRREFDWPGGALIEEAVEKGCYLVPIGGHQSQCEELEWRISFVLAERLLIRNMNFIQRFVYAILKTIRKEIFGHFSAIISSYIIKTAVLWVSEENDVSNWEPGFVLRYVRLCFLKILNFLQVGFCPNYFMRKCNLLQAKYSENERLGLIYVITDFVNPSRFLITINILKSIDNIRRYMYNYLKMARSHLSLIRNIRNEAAFRFSSEDTINQFMDNVFNGQEEAFPEVAIQTLSLLLTLVKKNSDNLSLTLKETMIEILSCLQIRTASSVTFRNSGPLTLQQRLEILKRLLNDSKLQVPNLSVGGITQVAHAFFSFGCIEHCLELLLPMLETSRSKPQVRMNSYISLFYLILANVCNGDMADSRPAINIQFYPFELPLLTNDIRFEALVLKFQQELYSRRAVGMQQFHFNLTLDPLVYACYMKFKCKRLVGDNIGSCLALKEFEEMVFSGVSHRYVALSLLGCCLYENGHKEKAVSMFGMSIRENKERMATYYHIAILLNREISSNTLIA